A genomic segment from Labrus bergylta chromosome 3, fLabBer1.1, whole genome shotgun sequence encodes:
- the lctla gene encoding lactase-like a isoform X2, whose protein sequence is MNLLQRCLLSSLLLCVTASEDFDWTKNEKTSFYYGTFPTGFSWGAGSSAYQTEGAWNIDGKGMSIWDAFARKKGKIFLNDTGDSSCEGYYKFKDDINLMKDMKLNHYRFSISWPRILPTGLKSEQINERGIKYYDDLINMLLDNKITPIVTLYHWDLPQVLQEKYGGWQNITMVNYFNDFANLCFDRFGNRVKYWITFNNPWSIAVEGYETGEHAPGLKLKGTGAYKAAHHIIKAHAKVWHTYDMQWRSRQKGLVGISLTADWGEPVDITNQRDIEAAERYIQFYMGWFATPIFNGDYPQVMKDYIGRKSGQQGLGASRLPVFSPQEKSYIKGTCDFLGLGHFTTRYVTLKNYPSSLGDSYFADRDLAELVDPQWPDPGSEWLYSVPWGFRRLLNFVKTQYGNPMIYVTENGVSEKMLCTDLCDDWRMQYFKDYINEMLKAMKDGVNVKGYTAWSLLDNFEWDEGYSERFGLYYVDFRNKNKPRYPKASVQFYKRIISSNGFPNQREVESWKRKSIETCSSSNQLLAAARRQSQGNQEHAGMQKSWPVHDEV, encoded by the exons ATGAATCTGCTGCAACGTTGCCTCCTGAGTTCGCTGCTTCTGTGTGTAACAGCTAGTGAAGACTTTGACTGGACGAAGAATGAGAAGACGTCTTTCTACTATGGCACCTTCCCCACTG GTTTCTCCTGGGGGGCCGGCAGCTCTGCGTATCAGACCGAAGGAGCCTGGAACATAGACGGGAAAGGAATGAGCATCTGGGACGCCTTTGCACGCAAAAAGGGGAAAATCTTCCTGAATGACACGGGGGACTCGTCGTGTGAGGGCTACTACAAATTCAAG gatGACATCAACTTAATGAAAGACATGAAGTTGAATCATTATCGTTTCTCCATCTCCTGGCCGAGGATTCTACCAACCGGACTGAAAA GTGAACAAATCAACGAGAGAGGAATCAAATACTACGATGATCTGATTAACATGCTGCTGGACAACAAGATCACACCTATCGTTACTTTGTACCACTGGGATTTACCTCAG GTGTTGCAGGAGAAGTACGGCGGCTGGCAGAACATCACCATGGTCAACTACTTCAACGACTTTGCAAACCTTTGCTTCGACAGGTTTGGAAACAGAGTGAAGTACTGGATCACGTTCAATAATCCCTGG TCCATCGCTGTGGAGGGATATGAAACAGGAGAACATGCACCTGGACTGAAGCTGAAGGGAACAGGAGCGTACAAAGCTGCTCACCACATCATCAAG GCCCACGCCAAAGTTTGGCACACGTATGACATGCAGTGGAGGAGCAGACAAAAAG ggctgGTTGGGATCTCACTCACAGCTGATTGGGGGGAACCAGTGGACATCACCAACCAGAGGGACATCGAAGCAGCAGAGAGGTACATCCAGTTCTACATGGGATGGTTCGCCACGCCCATCTTCAACGGAGACTACCCCCAGGTTATGAAAGATTACATTG GCAGGAAGAGCGGTCAGCAGGGCCTCGGAGCGTCTCGACTTCCCGTCTTCTCACCTCAAGAGAAGAGTTACATTAAGGGGACCTGCGACTTCCTCGGACTCGGACACTTCACCACCCGCTACGTCACCCTGAAGAATTACCCATCAAGCCTTGGAGACAGCTACTTTGCTGATCGTGACCTCGCAGAGCTGGTCGACCCGCAGTGGCCTGATCCCGGCTCTGAGTGGCTCTACTCTGTCCCCTGGGGCTTCAGACGCTTGCTTAACTTTGTCAAG ACTCAGTACGGGAACCCGATGATTTACGTGACAGAAAACGGCGTGTCAGAGAAAATGCTCTGCACCGACCTGTGTGACGACTGGAGGATGCAGTACTTCAAAGATTACATCAACGAAATGCTCAAAG CGATGAAGGACGGCGTGAACGTGAAGGGTTACACAGCCTGGTCTCTACTGGACAACTTCGAGTGGGACGAGGGATACTCCGAGAGGTTCGGACTCTACTACGTGGACTTCAGGAACAAGAATAAACCACGCTACCCGAAGGCCTCTGTCCAGTTCTACAAACGCATCATCAGCTCTAACGGCTTCCCCAATCAGAGAGAG GTGGAGAGTTGGAAGAGGAAATCCATCGAGACTTGCTCCTCCAGTAACCAGCTCCTGGCAGCAG CTAGAAGACAGTCCCAGGGAAATCAGGAACATGCAGGAATGCAAAAGTCTTGGCCAGTGCATGATGAAGTTTAG
- the lctla gene encoding lactase-like a isoform X1, with protein sequence MNLLQRCLLSSLLLCVTASEDFDWTKNEKTSFYYGTFPTGFSWGAGSSAYQTEGAWNIDGKGMSIWDAFARKKGKIFLNDTGDSSCEGYYKFKDDINLMKDMKLNHYRFSISWPRILPTGLKSEQINERGIKYYDDLINMLLDNKITPIVTLYHWDLPQVLQEKYGGWQNITMVNYFNDFANLCFDRFGNRVKYWITFNNPWSIAVEGYETGEHAPGLKLKGTGAYKAAHHIIKAHAKVWHTYDMQWRSRQKGLVGISLTADWGEPVDITNQRDIEAAERYIQFYMGWFATPIFNGDYPQVMKDYIGRKSGQQGLGASRLPVFSPQEKSYIKGTCDFLGLGHFTTRYVTLKNYPSSLGDSYFADRDLAELVDPQWPDPGSEWLYSVPWGFRRLLNFVKTQYGNPMIYVTENGVSEKMLCTDLCDDWRMQYFKDYINEMLKAMKDGVNVKGYTAWSLLDNFEWDEGYSERFGLYYVDFRNKNKPRYPKASVQFYKRIISSNGFPNQREVESWKRKSIETCSSSNQLLAADPLIGHMEMVTEIVVPTVCTLCILLSAVFLMFLLRGRL encoded by the exons ATGAATCTGCTGCAACGTTGCCTCCTGAGTTCGCTGCTTCTGTGTGTAACAGCTAGTGAAGACTTTGACTGGACGAAGAATGAGAAGACGTCTTTCTACTATGGCACCTTCCCCACTG GTTTCTCCTGGGGGGCCGGCAGCTCTGCGTATCAGACCGAAGGAGCCTGGAACATAGACGGGAAAGGAATGAGCATCTGGGACGCCTTTGCACGCAAAAAGGGGAAAATCTTCCTGAATGACACGGGGGACTCGTCGTGTGAGGGCTACTACAAATTCAAG gatGACATCAACTTAATGAAAGACATGAAGTTGAATCATTATCGTTTCTCCATCTCCTGGCCGAGGATTCTACCAACCGGACTGAAAA GTGAACAAATCAACGAGAGAGGAATCAAATACTACGATGATCTGATTAACATGCTGCTGGACAACAAGATCACACCTATCGTTACTTTGTACCACTGGGATTTACCTCAG GTGTTGCAGGAGAAGTACGGCGGCTGGCAGAACATCACCATGGTCAACTACTTCAACGACTTTGCAAACCTTTGCTTCGACAGGTTTGGAAACAGAGTGAAGTACTGGATCACGTTCAATAATCCCTGG TCCATCGCTGTGGAGGGATATGAAACAGGAGAACATGCACCTGGACTGAAGCTGAAGGGAACAGGAGCGTACAAAGCTGCTCACCACATCATCAAG GCCCACGCCAAAGTTTGGCACACGTATGACATGCAGTGGAGGAGCAGACAAAAAG ggctgGTTGGGATCTCACTCACAGCTGATTGGGGGGAACCAGTGGACATCACCAACCAGAGGGACATCGAAGCAGCAGAGAGGTACATCCAGTTCTACATGGGATGGTTCGCCACGCCCATCTTCAACGGAGACTACCCCCAGGTTATGAAAGATTACATTG GCAGGAAGAGCGGTCAGCAGGGCCTCGGAGCGTCTCGACTTCCCGTCTTCTCACCTCAAGAGAAGAGTTACATTAAGGGGACCTGCGACTTCCTCGGACTCGGACACTTCACCACCCGCTACGTCACCCTGAAGAATTACCCATCAAGCCTTGGAGACAGCTACTTTGCTGATCGTGACCTCGCAGAGCTGGTCGACCCGCAGTGGCCTGATCCCGGCTCTGAGTGGCTCTACTCTGTCCCCTGGGGCTTCAGACGCTTGCTTAACTTTGTCAAG ACTCAGTACGGGAACCCGATGATTTACGTGACAGAAAACGGCGTGTCAGAGAAAATGCTCTGCACCGACCTGTGTGACGACTGGAGGATGCAGTACTTCAAAGATTACATCAACGAAATGCTCAAAG CGATGAAGGACGGCGTGAACGTGAAGGGTTACACAGCCTGGTCTCTACTGGACAACTTCGAGTGGGACGAGGGATACTCCGAGAGGTTCGGACTCTACTACGTGGACTTCAGGAACAAGAATAAACCACGCTACCCGAAGGCCTCTGTCCAGTTCTACAAACGCATCATCAGCTCTAACGGCTTCCCCAATCAGAGAGAG GTGGAGAGTTGGAAGAGGAAATCCATCGAGACTTGCTCCTCCAGTAACCAGCTCCTGGCAGCAG acccGCTGATCGGCCACATGGAGATGGTGACAGAGATCGTCGTTCCAACAGTATGCACGCTCTGCATCCTCCTCAGTGCAGTCTTCCTCATGTTCCTGCTGCGGGGACGCCTCTga